In Isosphaera pallida ATCC 43644, the sequence ACGGTTGATCGACCGCTCGCGGCGTCCGCTGGTACCCACCGAAGCCGGGCGGCTGTACTACGAGGGGTGTCGAGAGTTAATCGACCGCTACCAACAGGTCGAGGATCAGGTCCGCGCTCTGGCCGATCAGGGTGAAATGGCCGGACGGGTGCGGATCGCGGCGATCTACTCCGCCGGGTTGCACCACCTCAACCAGTTCAGCCGCGAATTCAAAACTGCCCACCCCAAGGCTGAAGTGCGCATCGACTACCTGCATCCCTCTGAAGTCGTTGAGGCGGTTCTGGGCGACCAGGTGGATCTCGGCCTGATCTCCTGCCCCAGCCGCTCCCCCGAATTCGAGACCATTCCTTGGCGCGAAGAGGAGATGGTGTTGGCGGTTCACCCCGACCATCCCTTCGCCTCTCGCGAGGCGGTCGAACTACGCGAACTTCAGGATCAGCCCTTCGTCCACTTCTCGCCCGATTTGGCCATCCGCCGGGTGATCGACCGGGAATTGCGACGCCTGAACGTCCAGGTCAAGGTAGTCAGCGAATTTGACAACATCGAGATCATCAAACGCGCCTGCGAAGTCCCCGACGGTCTGGCGATCCTGCCCCTGCCCTCCCTGGAGCGCGAAGTCAAGTTTGGCACCCTCAAGGCAGTGCCTCTCAAGCCAGCCACGCTCAAACGTCCCCTGGCGATCCTGTTGCGCAAGAACCGTGACCTGGGGTTGGCCGCGTTGGAGTTCCTCAAGCTGCTCAAAGCCCACGCCGATCCCTACGTCCCCGCGCCTCCGATCCCGGACGAATCCGCCGCGGACTCAGATCGGACCGAGCCACCTCCAGCCGGTTCCAACGAGGAAGCAACGCGGTTGTCGCGGACCCCTCCTCCCCGAGTCGCTACCGCCACCGTGACCTCCTAGCCCCCAGCCCAACCAGACGCGTTGGAGATCGAGTCGAGTCGGATCGAGTCGGACAGAAGCAAGCGATTCCCACCCGCGCAAGGCGGAAGCTTGTCGTTGGCTCACGCGGTCTCGAAGATCAGCCCGCGACGACGCGATGAGCAAACGCCTCGCGTGGTCCATCCCAAGCGGTTCCCAGATGGGCACGGTTATGGGCGGAACCGACTCGCGCTCGTCGAGGGTTTAGAGGCGGTTCTCTCGTTACTACCACCTTGGTTCCTCATTCATCCAGCCGACTTTCAATCCCCCGGCTCCGCCGTTGGGTTTGACCAACCTCGGCGAACTCGCTGGAATCCCGGTGGGCCGCCAAGGGTCGAGTGGTCGTGGTCCTCGGTCGTCTCCTTCTCTCTTTCGCCCGCGCTGGTGGATCGTCGTTCCACCGGTGGTTCAACGTCTCCCCCGCGTTTCGATCGCCCAGCGTTGGCCTCGTGGTCCGCCGTCCGTCTCTCTCCAATCGTGTTCGTGTTGGCTCCGCGTCGCTCTCGGTTCGAGATTCCCGCTCCGGTTGGAACCTCGCCGCCTGGATCCGACGCCTAACCGTTTCAACCTTCCCTAAATATCCTCCTCTTACCGGAAGAGAGTGAGTCGCGCCGACGATGTCTTCCTCGATTCCCGTCTCGCATCGTCCCCCCGCCCAGGGTCTCTATGCCCCCGAGTTCGAGCATGACGCCTGCGGCGTCGGCTTCGTCGCTCATGTCCGCGGCCATGCTTCACATGGATTGATTCGCATAGGAT encodes:
- a CDS encoding LysR family transcriptional regulator, whose translation is MQLESIRIFCDVIRCASFSVAARENGLSQSSVSQTVSGLESRLGLRLIDRSRRPLVPTEAGRLYYEGCRELIDRYQQVEDQVRALADQGEMAGRVRIAAIYSAGLHHLNQFSREFKTAHPKAEVRIDYLHPSEVVEAVLGDQVDLGLISCPSRSPEFETIPWREEEMVLAVHPDHPFASREAVELRELQDQPFVHFSPDLAIRRVIDRELRRLNVQVKVVSEFDNIEIIKRACEVPDGLAILPLPSLEREVKFGTLKAVPLKPATLKRPLAILLRKNRDLGLAALEFLKLLKAHADPYVPAPPIPDESAADSDRTEPPPAGSNEEATRLSRTPPPRVATATVTS